Part of the Halogeometricum rufum genome, GGGCAGGACATGGACCACGAGACGTCGCCGTTCCAGGTCAACCTGGGCTACCAGGTCCCCGACGACAAGGAGGGCGACTACATCGGGAAGGAAGCGCTGGAGGAGCAGAAAGAACAGATCGAGAGCGGCGAGTACCCGTTCAACCTCAAACTCGTCGGTCTGAAGATGGCCGGGGAACCCATCCGGGACTACGCGCCGGACTTCTGGATCGTCTCCGACCCCGACACCGGCGACGAGTGCGGCTACATGACTTCGCCGTGGTGGAACCCCGACCTGGAGACGAACATCGGACTCGGCTTCGTCCCGGCCGACAAACTGCAGGCCGAGACCGACGCCCTCCTCAACGACGAGATTTACGAGGAGGACCTCGACATCGAGTTCGAGGTGCACCTCCCCGAAGAGTACGCCGAAGAGGACGACGAACCCGTCTTCGCGACGGTGGCCGAGGTGCCGTTCAAAGAGTCCGTCAACCCGAGCGCCCGCGAACGGGCGAAACTGGGCGCGCGTCAGGAAGCCAACCAGGACGACTGACGACGCCGCCGTCCGTCCCGTCTCTCTTCTTTCGACCGCGCTCGGAGTAGGCCGCCTCACCCGAAGCGACGGGTACGTTACGCCGCCCCGAAGTGGTCGGTCTCGACGCCGCGGACGTCGGCGCGACGGACCAACGTGGAGCGACTCAGCGGGGCCTGTCGAAAATAGCGTCTCTCGGGTGCGTGGGTGTCTCTCAGTCGTCGAGCCGTCCGTACCGCCACGACTCGGTGTCCGACGTCTGGTTGAACGTGTAGATGTGGAGGCCGCGAATCCGGTAGGCGTCGTCGCCGACGTACGGTGCGAGGCCGTCCACCAAGTCGTCGGGCTTGTACGTCCCGCGCGACCCGACGAGTTGGCGGACGAAGCCGAGGATGCCCGTCGTCTTCTTGAGGAACTTGATGGAGTCGCCGACGCCCACCTTCTGTGAGATCTTCAGTAGCTTCTGGTACTTCATCACGCCGGGGATGCCGACTTCGACGGGCAGTTCGACGCCGCGCGCACGCACGTCCTCTATCCACTCGACCACCGTCTCCGGGTCGTAACAGAGTTGCGTGACGATGTACGTCGCGTACGGCTCCTTTCGCTCCATCGACTCCCACAGCGTCTCGTCGTCGAGGAAGTCGTGTCCCTCGGGGTAGCCGGTGATGCCCACGTCCTCGAACGACCGGCCCATCTCGTCGAGCGCCGACAGCAGGTCGTACGCGGACTCGAACTCGCCGGCGGGTTCCTCGCGGTCACCGCCCGGGACGAAGATGTCCGTGACGCCGGCGTCGTGAAGCCTGTCGGCGATGTCGGCGAGGTGGTCGCGGTCCTCGACGTACCGCGCGGCGATGTGGGGGACCACCTCGTAGCCGCGCGCCCTCGCCTCTTCGGTTCGTTCGACGGTTCGCTCGATGCCGAGTTGTGGCGACGTCGTGATGGCGATGGTCGCGCCGTCGGGGAGTTGCGTTATCTCGTCGTCGAAACTCTCGAACGGCATCAACTCGAACCGCGCGTCCGTGAGGAGGGTCTCGACTCCCTCCGGGTGCGAGACGGTACGCGTGCTGAGAGACATGACTTGGTAACGGATTTTTGTGAACCTACTTTGCTCTACGGGTGGCAGTCCACACCCCTTTAAGTATAGGCGAGGCGAGTCACGCGCCGGTCAACTGACACTGTCGTATCCGCGCCGTGACCTCCTCGTGGGACACCTGTCGCTTCGGCCCCTCGGAGACCCGATGGAGCACCAAATCGAGAAGGTCGAGTTGGTCCAGCAGTTCCTGCGTCGGTTTCCGGTCGAGTTCGAGACGACGCTGGACCTCGAACAGCGTCGCGGACTCGACGACGGCGTCGACCACGTCGGTCACTTCGAGACCGTCGGGGAGGGCGACGCCGTCGACGACCACCTGCTCCTCGACGGCGGCCTCGACCGCTTCCATCGTCGGCGTCGACGCCGCGGACCCGGGGTCGCCGCCGTCGGCCGCGGTCCCCTCGGCGTCGAGCGATTCGGTAGACGTCGACGCCGGACTCGTGTCGTACGAGGTGGGGTCGTGGACGCCGGCCTCTATCATGTAGCGCCGAACCGTCTCGGATGCGACGTCCATCGGTATCTCCTCGCTCATCTCGACGAACGTGTCGCACGTCTCGTACAGTCGCCGCAGGTACGGCGTGTCCTCGTACGGCGGGACGGAGTCGTCGCGGACGTCGTCGAGGGTTTCGCCGTCGGCTCCTCTCTCGGTCGCCTCGCGAGTTTCGCTCCGGGACGGGTCCGGACCACCGTCCGGTTCGGGCGACGCGGTTGGGTCCGCCGACGGGTCGACCGCCGTCTGTTCGGTCGTCGGCGGTTCGGTCGCAGACGGGTCCTCGTGGGACTGCTCCTCGCGGTCCCGGTCGGCGTCCGAACGGTCGCCGTACGACCGTTCGTTCGCCCCGCTGACGGTCTCGCTCCCGTCGCGGCCGTCCGGACCCGTCGCGCGGTTCGCCGGGTCGATGTGGAGACCGACGGCCACGAGGAGTTCGCCCTCGTCGCCGACCCGTGCGCCTCGAACCGTCGCCGAGACGCCGGGCTCCGCCGGTTCGGTCAGTTGGTCGACGACGCCGGCGGCGAACTCGACGCAGAGGCCGCCGCCCTCCGTCACCGTCGCCGCCGCCGGCGTGAGGTCGGACTCCGAGCCGCCGGCGTTCGCCTCACAGAGCGACACCGGCACCTCCATCTCCGCGCTCAGCGTCCCCGCACGTCCGTCGTCCGTGGAAACCTCGACGCTTCGAAGCTCCCGCCCGTTCGCCTCGCACCGTTCGACTAGTTCTGACAGTACGTCGAAAGCTGATCGTAGCGCCATGCCATTGACAGTCTATGGCACGTACACCTGCATAACAATATATGAGTAATACTCAACCCATTCAAACCACAACAGTCAGACTCCCGTTCCCGTCGGCGCCCAGGACAGTCTCGATTTCGAACGCTCCGAGGCGAGCGACTCCGGTTCCCGAGCGCTCACGGCGGCGTCTCCCGCGGGGGCGACGAACCACATCGTCTCGTGATTCGGACGGGTTGTGCGACGGCGTTCGCGGCGGCGATAGTTATAATGGCTCGCTGTCGTGACCGTTCACACAGATTCATGGATACGACCGACAGCGTGCCGACTAGTGCGGATACCGTCATCGTGGGTGCCGGTATCGTCGGCTGCAACCTGGCGTACCAACTGACAGCGCTCGGCCGGGACGACGTCGTCGTCGTCGACCAGGGCCCGATGCCGACGACGGGCGGGTCGTCGACGCACGCGCCCGGTATCATGTTCCAGACGGCCGAGGAGAAGATTCTGACCAAGTTCGCGAACTACAGCCGCGAACTGTACTCGGAACTGGAAGGCGCCGACGGCCAACAGGCGTACAACGAAGTCGGCGGCATCGAAGTGGCCCGGACCGAAGAGCGGATGGACTTCCTCCAGCGACGCGTCGAGAACGGGTCGGCGTGGGGTATCGAGGACCCGCAGATTCTCTCGCCGGCGGAGGTGAAAGAGAAGCTTCCGCTCGTCGACGAGGACGTCATCCGCGGCGGCTACTACTCGCCGACCGACGGACAGGTGTCCGGCGTCGTCGCCTGCGACGCCCTCGCGCGGGAGGCGATGGACCGCGGGGCGACGTTCG contains:
- a CDS encoding prolipoprotein diacylglyceryl transferase; its protein translation is MALRSAFDVLSELVERCEANGRELRSVEVSTDDGRAGTLSAEMEVPVSLCEANAGGSESDLTPAAATVTEGGGLCVEFAAGVVDQLTEPAEPGVSATVRGARVGDEGELLVAVGLHIDPANRATGPDGRDGSETVSGANERSYGDRSDADRDREEQSHEDPSATEPPTTEQTAVDPSADPTASPEPDGGPDPSRSETREATERGADGETLDDVRDDSVPPYEDTPYLRRLYETCDTFVEMSEEIPMDVASETVRRYMIEAGVHDPTSYDTSPASTSTESLDAEGTAADGGDPGSAASTPTMEAVEAAVEEQVVVDGVALPDGLEVTDVVDAVVESATLFEVQRRLELDRKPTQELLDQLDLLDLVLHRVSEGPKRQVSHEEVTARIRQCQLTGA
- a CDS encoding methylenetetrahydrofolate reductase, producing MSLSTRTVSHPEGVETLLTDARFELMPFESFDDEITQLPDGATIAITTSPQLGIERTVERTEEARARGYEVVPHIAARYVEDRDHLADIADRLHDAGVTDIFVPGGDREEPAGEFESAYDLLSALDEMGRSFEDVGITGYPEGHDFLDDETLWESMERKEPYATYIVTQLCYDPETVVEWIEDVRARGVELPVEVGIPGVMKYQKLLKISQKVGVGDSIKFLKKTTGILGFVRQLVGSRGTYKPDDLVDGLAPYVGDDAYRIRGLHIYTFNQTSDTESWRYGRLDD